Proteins found in one Pocillopora verrucosa isolate sample1 chromosome 12, ASM3666991v2, whole genome shotgun sequence genomic segment:
- the LOC131779445 gene encoding CXXC motif containing zinc binding protein-like yields MVRIALQFKADLENLTNVKPEGEDFRWYLKLQCQNCGEDTKDWIYMSLGESQAIKGSRGNANFVSKCKLCGRENSMDIIRDSISEYTIEDSNTFKTMVAFDCRGLEPFDFSPRVGFVADAVDSASKFSDINLTEKDWSDYDEEAGVSVGIYEVTHQFLRL; encoded by the exons ATGGTG CGTATAGCCTTACAGTTCAAAGCCGATCTGGAAAATTTGACCAATGTTAAGCCTGAGGGAGAAGACTTTCGTTGGTATTTGAAG TTGCAATGTCAGAATTGTGGAGAAGATACAAAGGACTGGATTTATATGAGCTTAGGG GAAAGTCAAGCAATTAAAGGAAGCAGAGGAAACGCCAACTTTGTGTCGAAATGTAAATTGTGTGGTCGTGAAAATTCTATGG ATATAATAAGGGATAGCATCTCTGAATACACG ATAGAAGATAGTAACACATTCAAGACAATGGTAGCATTTGACTGCAGAGGATTGGAACCATTTGACTTCTCTCCAAGG GTTGGATTTGTAGCTGATGCTGTTGATTCTGCATCAAAGTTCTCAGACATCAATTTAACAGAGAAG GACTGGTCTGATTATGATGAGGAAGCCGGTGTTTCAGTTGGAATTTATGAGGTTACCCATCAGTTCTTGAGGCTATAA
- the LOC131779454 gene encoding metalloprotease TIKI homolog yields the protein MAFFSNLLWVLLLVVTESPLRSHNAAPDRIPSTRSCTNYALQENLNSFLWLVKRNPPAYFFGTIHVPYTRVWDFIPSNSKAAFKTSQYVYFELDLTSKPTVNALWKCQMLPKGGLLKDVLPRSMYRRLHRHLRYIKKMIPMWLKDNDGEYYQGMAPYADKIFQLLTKDWQKKRPIWIMLMVNSLTESDIKNRGIPVLDQYLASEAARNEKFTGAVEEVEEQCQPLNSLNDTQVVFALNQTLNFQEKLRVGKAHVAYTTDDLIDHYNCGDLTSVLFSTQSTRLPSISSNFSLRQLELKRTQEIDQYFRKELIFKRNERMAKRVIELLNKYPERNFFFAFGAGHFLGNHSVIGIMKREGFAVEHMAPGQKLPTYKALRITNPLTRKKIRRRKCRKRHRRRCSGRRRKRPDFSRVKLVLKVTKTPVEKRENITESVGEDLSNDASPIVTSAAAPVTVCSTGLLLLHALTLWLLGCNLTRNVL from the exons ATGGCGTTCTTTTCGAACCTTTTATGGGTTTTACTACTCGTT GTAACAGAGTCACCTCTCCGGAGTCATAATGCTGCACCGGACCGAATACCTTCCACAAGATCTTGCACGAATTACGCG CTTCAAGAGAACCTCAACTCGTTTTTATGGTTAGTGAAACGAAACCCACCAGCTTACTTTTTCGGTACAATCCATGTACCTTACACTAGAGTATGGGACTTCATTCCTTCAAACAGCAAAGCAGCCTTCAAGACAAGTCAATACGTATATTTTGAACTTGATTTGACCAGCAAACCTACAGTTAACGCACTTTGGAAATGTCAAATGTTACCCAAGGGAGGACTTCTCAAGGACGTGTTACCTCGGAGTATGTATCGACGCCTACACAGGCATTTGAGATacataaagaaaatgatcccTATGTGGTTGAAAGACAATGATGGAGAATATTACCAAGGAATGGCGCCTTATGCCGACAAAATATTCCAGCTTCTGACTAAAGACTGGCAGAAAAAGCGACCGATATGGATCATGCTTATGGTAAATTCTCTGACCGAAAGTGATATTAAAAATCGAGGAATACCAGTTTTGGATCAGTATCTTGCCTCGGAAGCTGCCAGAAATGAGAAATTCACGGGAGCTGTGGAGGAAGTGGAGGAACAGTGCCAGCCACTTAACTCACTAAATGATACACAG GTGGTCTTTGCTTTAAACCAAACACTTAACTTTCAAGAAAAGCTGCGGGTTGGCAAAGCCCACGTAGCCTATACTACAGACGATCTCATAGATCATTATAACTGCGGAGATCTTACCTCCGTTCTTTTCTCGACTCAGTCAACGCGACTGCCAAGTATATCTTCCAACTTCTCACTAAGGCAATTAGAGTTGAAGAGGACGCAAGAGATTGATCAATATTTCAGAAAGGAGCTCATTTTCAAAAGGAATGAGCGCATGGCAAAAAGAGTAATCGAACTTTTAAACAAGTATCCTGAACgcaatttcttttttgcgtTTGGTGCTG GGCATTTTCTTGGAAATCATAGTGTCATAGGTATTATGAAACGCGAAGGGTTTGCAGTAGAGCACATGGCACCTGGCCAAAAGCTACCAAC TTACAAGGCACTCCGTATTACAAATCCtctaacaaggaaaaaaataaggCGCAGAAAATGTCGAAAGAGGCACAGAAGAAGATGTTCGGGAAGAAGGAGGAAAAGGCCAGATTTCAGTCGTGTGAAGCTGGTGCTCAAAGTTACGAAAACACCAGTAGAAAAACG TGAAAATATAACTGAGAGTGTAGGAGAGGATCTCAGCAACGATGCATCACCTATCGTGACGTCAGCGGCAGCGCCTGTTACCGTATGTAGCACAGGATTGCTACTCTTACACGCACTAACACTATGGCTGCTTGGGTGTAACCTAACAAGAAACGTCCTCTGA